The Hypomesus transpacificus isolate Combined female chromosome 6, fHypTra1, whole genome shotgun sequence genomic interval ttgagagccctatAGTTTATTTTTGCCTTTATTtcaatatataaacaaaaaTCTGATCCAAAAATTCAAGGTTTGGAAATTCAGAACCAGACATCAGAAACAGATGATATGACAGTCATGTCTATCTCCCTCAAAATGACTTTAtaatctcctctcatctcctccaatCTGTATCTGCAACAcaacccccaaacacacacacatacaaacacacgcacacatgcacacacaaacaaacacacacacaccagattccATCAGTGTCCAGAAAACTGTTCCCTGAGAGGAAAGTGTTCCCTAACATGCAAAAATCTGTTCTTATATAACCCTATCAACGCCATCAGGGGCACACAACCTTAATGGGATAGTAACGCACGGCAACAACTGTGTGCTCAGCTTGAGGTGAAGGGATTCCTGGGTACTTTCTCTGTCACATACTTCAGACATAAGGACAACTGGTTGTGATGGCGCACTCcaaatctctctgtctcccattcTCTGTCTTTCATTTCTGTTTGTCTTCCTGGTTTGCACacgcatgcaagcacacacacacacacgcgcacacacacacacacacacacacacacacacacacacacacacacacacagtggattgTGCTCTGATGTGCTCTGTTCCTCTATCCTTATGTAAGGGTTTATCAAGCAGCCTGGGGCATTCCACACACAGATGATTGTCGAAGTGGGACAGATATGTGCCGGGAATATGGgatgacagggagggggagggagggacgatggaagggagggagggaaggagaggtagGCGGTAAGAGGAAAAGTAAGGGAGtagttgaaaaacaatatggagGTGGAAAAGAAAAGCTAAAGGACAAGAAAGTGACCTGTTGAGatattataattatataatacacaaaaaaatatatattacaaaACCCATACTCCTTCTGTCAGTACGCACCTCTAGTATTCTTAGTACACCATGTTACCACCTCATTACAATGTCTGGTTGACTTTACTTTCTACTTATCTTCCCTCATCAAGCCAATACTCCTCTAGAACAGGAACACTGATATTTGTGATGGAGGTAAAGCTTCGACTGTTGATCATATTTTTCTGatatgctcttatcaacatgatGCTGTGACATCTTTTTACAACCCCTGTACTCTTAAAACAAATACCCATATTATCCCTTCTCCTCTTAATTATTTTGCGACATTTAGCAGGTCGCTACGGAACCTTACCTGTTGATTAAACAGTATAGAAGCCTGCCGGGGTCTTTTACAGTAACTGTTAATGATGCCAGTGATACTGTACTTTCCTATTAAAGATAGGTGTCGGTAATATCTGCAGGTCGGTGACTGAGAAACATGTATCACTGCATGCTGTATTATTGAGCGAGACAAGTGCTGGTGGACCACAGATTCTCTTGAATTTCAAGAGAGATTGATTATTGTAATGATGTCTTTAAATAGCTGGCTCCATTTCAGCCTTTTGGAGGTGATCTGTTGTTCTCCAGTGAAGAGTTTGACTAGACTGCAGTGCTGTAATTGTGGTCTGTTGCAGAAACACACTGGACGCCGTGTCAGATCAGTGCCGGTTGCCGGATAAACATGTGAGAAAACACAGCTGATAAACATTGATTCTGTAGTCAGTTCAATGCTTGTGGTCTATAAGCTAAGTCAGCGTACACTCACAATCATTGTTCACCATCTTCTTCATGAAAGCCAAGATTGTGGATGTTGCCACAGCATTTTGGTCGGCCACTATTCAGTGTCAACAATCTTTCTACTCAGTCCGTTTTCTTTACTAACCCTGCTACTTCActtaatccctccctccctccctatgctctccctcccctcatgccccctttcctctcctccctccatcatccctcagtGAACAGTACACCTCTTTGTAGGGCAGAGTGTGGCCAGAAAGCTCTGGTCTTTGTCCAGGCAGGCATTCCTCACATTTCTGTGTCTCATCATCAGCACTGGGCAGGACCCATCACTTCTGATCAGGCAGTGGAGGGGACACCCCGACAGACATCCACTGAGGCTCATCTAGAGAGAGTCTTTAGGACCCCCAGCTATTACAGTCCCCAGTGAGGGGGGATATCATGCATGTGGACAGAACTGTGGACACTGACTACTCACTAGATTCCTAAACGTGACAATGCTGACACAGCATTCTTTCATATGCAGAACATTCCATCACATTTTCTAGTCAGGAGACACTTTTATCTGAAGTGACTTACTTTAAATAAGGGGGGATTCAATCCTGAAACCTCTGGATCTGCAGTCATGTACCAGCTACCTATAAGCTGTCCCCAGTGGCATGTACTTCTTCATAGTttgagtgtatgtttgtgtaaccAGAGGACTGGGACTGAGCCATGGTCTGACTGACCTCTGCTGATTGATGCAGTTCGACCATCCAGCAAAGTGCAGCTGCATGCTGAGTGTAACTCTGCATGCTAATAAACACTTAAACAACGTTAGCATTCAGCTGATGGGAATGTggttcagcagcagcagcatagaGGTCATCAATCATAGTCAATTGTAAGCACAACCAATATATCGTTTGTGAGCTGACATCAGTGGAGATCACCAGTACTCATGCTAATGCTCACCTAGCCAGGTTAAAGGAAGCTAATCCTGTCTGTCGTGTGTCTGTTCTCTCCCAAGACTGGGGGACCAGTTCTACAGAGAGGCCATTGAGCACTGTCGCAGCTACAACGCCCGTCTCTGCGCCGAGCGAAGTGTCCGCATGCCCTTCCTGGACTCTCAGACAGGGGTGGCCCAAAACAACTGCTACATCTGGATGGAACAGCGCCACCGACAGCCTGGTAGGTGGGACTGCAGTGGGGACAGGCTGGAGGGGGTTCAGCATGCAGACAGGAAGAAAGGCGGGAACAATTCATTCATATTCATTCTTGCATGGTCAAAAGCAACCAGGAGCATTCTGCTTCCTGGATGAAAAAGATGAggtttgtgtgtttcagttcaatgatggatggacagacagaacaGAATAATGAAACAACTCTTTCCAGATATTCAGACGACTAAATCGGCCTCTGTGCTCCTTTCTGTACCCCCTCTATTGTAAACATTCCCTTCTTGTCTTTCGGAATTAttctgagacagagacagacctaTGCTTGCAATCAGCACATCTGGGTCACCCAGACAAGGGGAACAATATGCTCAATAAAGAGCTGAACACAAATAGACTTCATCTCACATGCTCAGCCCTGGGGCCACACCCTGTACTTTGTGGGCAAACCTCAGTTTCGTTATATACATATTCTGggtttatccctctctctctctctctctctctctctctttctctctctctctctctctctctctctctctctctctctctctctctctctctctctctctctctctctgtctctctctctctctctgtctctctctctctctctctctctctcagcttgcctctctctttcagtccgtctgtctttctttctttccttctctctttctctgtccattGCTTTCATGGGACAAGGTGGGACATATGGTCAGATGTTCCAGATGTAAGATGAATGCTAAACAGATTCTGCTGGGATACAACCCAATGACTCTCATTTCTTTGTCCAGAGACCAGatataaaatatatacacagacacagccaTGCCATAAACATAGCATCACAGGTACTATCAAACATCCGGAAATGGAGGCCTGTACATTCTAGATGTTTTAATGTGAATGTCAGCTTACGTTTTGCACACGTGGCTTCTCCCCAATGGTTGTTAATGttcttcttctgtgtgtgtgtgtgcttgtgtgttcgccgtgtgtgtgtttgtgtgtgtttgtgtgttcaggtcaggcTGCAGGACAGATGTACACCTACCCCGCGCGCTgctggaggaagaagagacgTCTGCACCCTCCTCTTGATCCCCAGCTGCGCCTGTGTGAGCTCCGACTGGGTAGGACCAACCCTACATCACCCAGACGCTAGCCACGACCAACCCTACATCACCCAGACTCTAGCCACGACCAACCCTACATCACCCAGACGCTAACCACGACCAACCTTACATCACCCAGACGCTAGCCACGATCATCCCTACATCACCCAGACGCTAGCCACGACCAACCCTACATCACCCAGACGCTAGCCACGACCAACCTTACATCACCCAGACGCTAGCCACGATCAACCCTACATCACCCAGACGCTAGCCACGACCAACCCTACATCACCCAGATGCTAGCCACGACCAACCCTACATCACCCAGACGCTAGCCACAACCAACCCTACATCACACAGACGCTAGCCACGACCAACCCTACATCACCCAGACGCTAGCCACGACCAACCCTACATCACCCAGACGCTAGCCACGACCAACCCTTCATCACCCAGACGCTAGCCACGACCAACCCTACATCTACAGCCCTCCTACCACATCACCCAGACGCTAGCCAACCCTACATCTACAGCCCTCCCACCTACATCACCCACACGCTAGCCACGACCAACCCTACAtctacagccctcctcacccggAGAGTACCACCTTCATGCTCTCAGCAATATCCTACCTATAAATAACAGTTTCTACCAACAAACATTTATACACAACCCATTTGGACACTATTCACTTACCTTCTCGTCTAAAGATCATTCACTCACTCTATATTGTCTACATCTTATACTCTTTTCCCTTGCACtgttacacgcacacacacacacacacacacacacacacacacacacacacacacacacacacacacacacacacacacacacacacacactcacacactactgGTTCTACAGTGAAGTTATATTGTTCCCTTTCTGGCCATCTGGCTTTGGttagcctctctctttcttggtcTCCAGGTTCACTCTCTTCCTGAATCaatgccttctctctctgttctctgtactatacacacacacgcacacgcacgcgcactcactcacacacacacacatactcttagCTACAGAACAGAAGCACCCTAACTGGGCCCCTTTAATCATTTGTCCATGCAGCATTAGAATGTAAGTGAGTCCTATGAGGTGaaaggatatgtgtgtgtgagcgtgtttgAGTGGTATGGGTGTTAGTGAGTGTGTTATGTGgattgtgtgttagtgtgtagatgtgtttgtgtggcatgtgtgtgagcgcgtggATGTGTTTGTATTAAGGGTAGGACTAGTGAAGGGATGCCCCTGCCAGGAACCTGATAAGGGGGAGGAATAAAGGCCAGTCTGTGTCTGAGCCTTCCATCTCCATTGTTTTCCTGGCTTCTCCAGCCGCAACTCAATACTACAGCTGTGACCAAGAACACAGTCAGCCAAGAAAAGGGAAGGAGTCATTTTCAGGAAAAACTCCCCATAAGATTCACCAAATTTCAGCATGTAGTGAGATAAGAATTGTGTCTCAGGCTTtttaattcaattgaattgacTTATTTTCTATTCCTCCGATGTAAACAGTACATTTATCAACACTGCGAATGCTTCCCTTTCTTTTTTGGTTAGCTGTTCAGTAGGGTTGGGTACCGAAACCCAGTGCTAATATGGCACTTATACCTATATGACTGGTATGTACCGGACCAAATCAGAAACGCAGATTTTTGTGTTTTCATCAATACAATAGGTCTTgagacgtgtttgtgtgtgggtgtttaggTTAGTAATCTGCGTGAGTAATCTGTAGCTACCTCACTGGCTCTGCACAACATTCTGCTCTACTTCCCTCCCCCTATCCCAGGGGGCTGGAGAGatttgggggggtggaggagggagaaaggagataaccggaggagaaggaggggggggggggtgtgctaAGGAAGAATGGGCcaggggcaggggtgggggggactgggggtggaagaaagggaggggtgAAAAAGGGGATAGCAAAGgggtgaaaggagagagggttagggaaAGGGATGGAAGGGGCTGGGCATGTGTCTGGTTAGTGACAGTCAAGACAACCTGCCTAcgcagacacaaagagagagaaggaagagaaggcaTGGAGCAATgaaggaggggttagaggggagATGAAGGTATATCAGTTATGACTCTGCTCCTCATAACAAAGACTTACTGTCTCTGGAGTTTCCGTCCTCAaatctaccctccctccctccctccttcatacCCTTTCTCTTCAcgtcctcccttcatcctctttTATTACAAACCCCAAACAAGGGAGAAGCTTTACTCACCCCTCCAAGTTTATCTCTAcggaaatgaaagaaaaagactCATAGCAACGGAGAGAGTGTGTagaaagagacagataaagagaatgaatgagagagagtgacagaaagagagatgttctgagaggggaggagggggagaaagatgatagagagagagggttctGGAGCTGGAGGGGTCTTGATCCAGTAGCTTTGATGAAAAACAAACAGGAAAGGAAAACAACAGAGGGCCAGACcagtctctacctctctctcatcctcctgttCTCTTCACCCCTTCTTCATCCACCCCTTTCATGTGTGCCACCTGGTCGGCTTCTGCTTTTAATGGTGCCGAGTCGGGGGTCGGACCTCAGACATAGAgatggtattcacacacacacgcacacacacacgcacacacacacacacacacacacacacacacacacacacacacacacacacacacacacacacacgttgggcACATCTGCCTTCTCTATGCTCCCCTCTGTGGCTTTTTCTTAATCTCCTCTttcaccctcccctccatccacccctccaccagagGCTGAGTTGGCCCCGAAGCGGGAGGCCCCCCCTGGGGAGGCGACAGCCCTGGAGGCcctgctgagaggagaggggctgctggAGAAGAAGAGCAACATGAGCAAGGAGGAGGAAACCCTTTTGGAGATCCAGGTACCATAGGTCACCTACAGGGGGGAGGTCACCCAGTGGCACAGGTCACTTACAGGAGGGGGGTCATCCAGTGGCACAGGTCacctacaggggggggggggtcacccagTGGCACAGGTCAcctaaagggggggggggggtcatccagTGGCACAGGTCacctacaggggggggggggggtcatccagTGGCACAGGTCACCTACTGGGGGGGGGATCACCCAGTGGCACAGaccacctccggggggggggggggggggggtcacccagTGGCACAGACCACCTACTGGGGGGGTCATCCAGTGGCACAGGTCACCTACTGGGGGGGGTCACCCAGTGGCACAGGTCacctacaggggggggggggggtcatccagTAGCACAGACCACCTACTGGGGGGGTCATTCAGTGGCACAGGTCACctactggggggggggtcacttaGTGGCACAGGTCACctactggggggggggtcacccagTGGCACAGGTCACCTACAGGGGGGGCACCCAGTGGCCCAGACCACCTACAGGGGGGGCACCCAGTGGCCCAGACCACCTACTGGGGGGGGTCACCCAGTGGCCCAGACCACCTATTGGGGGGGTCATCCAGTGGCACAGATCACccatgagggagagggggttcaTCATCATACTGTCTTTTTTTCCGAAATCCTTTAACGTGGTCACCCCTTTACtgaagggaaacagagagaatggTCTTGTGGAATGTATCAaaccctctgcctcctcctctccacttctGCTCGCTCAGAGGGTCCTGGAAGCCGACGAGAATGGGGACGGTTTCCATGACGACGAGGACTTTGAAGTGGACACTCCAAAGAGGAAGCACAGAAACAAAGGcagagtgagtgtgcgtgtgggttTCTGAGTTTGTGTGTTCAGTATGCACATTACTGTGTGTAGATAAATAGATGGATAGACAGAACGAGAAAGAGATATCGAGAGATatataaagacagacagagatatacacagagagatacagagagagaaagagatatacacagagagatacagagagagagagagagatacacagagagatacagagagagaaagagatacacacagagagatacagagagagaaagggaagcagGACAGAATGCCCAGAGTGTATTTGTCTCCCGCATCatccttgtgtgtttgtcttcttctccagggtcgaGGTTCTGGtcggaggaggacagaggcgGTTGCCAACGACGACCAGGACAAACCTTACGTCTGTGACAGTAAGAAAATGCATCTTGAAGATATGCATTGTGTGGTCACCGTGTGGCTGCGAGGTTATTTAGGTCATGTAAGTCTTGAAATCAGAAGGACCAGGCCTGATGAAGCACATTCCAATGGCGTAAAGATCTGACCAAGATCCCTACCGCAGGGCTGTCCTGACCAGTCCATTACCCTTCCATGCATACACGACAAGAACCGCTCTCTAAAACCCCTTCTATGTAAAAAGGTCATCTGCAACCATTAGCATCAGATCAATGCTCCTCTTGTTTTCCCtcggagcagagagcagctcagagagcagctctctttctcccccacacaggaggaaggagaggccaGGCTCACGGCTTGACTAGCCCAGCTCACAGCTCTCTccgggggagagacacacaggactGTTCTCTCATGGTCTGGAAGTAGCCTCTGAATGAAAAGAAAACTCACTcacttttgtgttttgtttctttttctctctctgtttcccccccAACTCCCGTTtgcctttgtctctccctctgttccagacagaaacaaacaaaagcaTAACTCAAAATCCGCCGACTCAGGTATCTGGACATGTCGCCATCTTGTCTCTTTAGGGAAATGCTGGGCTGTGCTAATCACCAGGCTGGTTCACCACGGGCTGCTGTTGCTCTGTGGCTGGTTTGATCTTGTCTGCAGCTACTTTTCCGCTAAATTCCGTGCACTTTGTAACTGCTTAAGCTTCGACTGTGAAATCAGAGCAAGCTTGCATGTCACTAACAACACTGTGTGCCCGTATGCTAGAACATTGCTGTGGCTGAATGTTTTTTTAAGCACCAGTGTACTGTAGGTAGTGCATTAATAGAAACACTGCAAAAAAGGTCTGCTAAAatacaagaaaaaaaaacaaaatttgAAGAGAAAATTACTATAATTCACTGTACTAGTGAAATTATCTTGCTGCGTGGACAGATAATTTTACTCAACAAAGATATCTTAAAATAAATTGGTTCCAGTCTAGAAATAAGTAGGCTTAAGAATATACCACAAATTAAAAGATGAAAACTAGTAAATCATTTTTGAAACAAGATAATAAATCTTATATTTCCAGAACTAAGATTTTAAATCATGGCAAGCAGAACAATTTGCAG includes:
- the dpf3 gene encoding zinc finger protein DPF3 isoform X2; the protein is MATVIQNPLSSLGDQFYREAIEHCRSYNARLCAERSVRMPFLDSQTGVAQNNCYIWMEQRHRQPGQAAGQMYTYPARCWRKKRRLHPPLDPQLRLCELRLEAELAPKREAPPGEATALEALLRGEGLLEKKSNMSKEEETLLEIQRVLEADENGDGFHDDEDFEVDTPKRKHRNKGRGRGSGRRRTEAVANDDQDKPYVCDNRNKQKHNSKSADSVCGKRYKNRPGLSYHYAHTHLAEEEGEEEREDEVAPSPPPRPDNHKPQKGPDGSIIPNDYCDFCLGDQDSNRKTGQAEDLVSCSDCGRSGHPTCLQFTDNMMQAVRTYQWQCIECKSCSLCGTSENDDQLLFCDDCDRGYHMYCLKPPMTQPPEGSWSCHLCLALLKDKASAYEEP
- the dpf3 gene encoding zinc finger protein DPF3 isoform X4, yielding MATVIQNPLSSLGDQFYREAIEHCRSYNARLCAERSVRMPFLDSQTGVAQNNCYIWMEQRHRQPGQAAGQMYTYPARCWRKKRRLHPPLDPQLRLCELRLEAELAPKREAPPGEATALEALLRGEGLLEKKSNMSKEEETLLEIQRVLEADENGDGFHDDEDFEVDTPKRKHRNKGRGRGSGRRRTEAVANDDQDKPYVCDICGKRYKNRPGLSYHYAHTHLAEEEGEEEREDEVAPSPPPRPDNHKPQKGPDGSIIPNDYCDFCLGDQDSNRKTGQAEDLVSCSDCGRSGHPTCLQFTDNMMQAVRTYQWQCIECKSCSLCGTSENDDQLLFCDDCDRGYHMYCLKPPMTQPPEGSWSCHLCLALLKDKASAYEEP
- the dpf3 gene encoding zinc finger protein DPF3 isoform X1; amino-acid sequence: MATVIQNPLSSLGDQFYREAIEHCRSYNARLCAERSVRMPFLDSQTGVAQNNCYIWMEQRHRQPGQAAGQMYTYPARCWRKKRRLHPPLDPQLRLCELRLEAELAPKREAPPGEATALEALLRGEGLLEKKSNMSKEEETLLEIQRVLEADENGDGFHDDEDFEVDTPKRKHRNKGRVSGRGSGRRRTEAVANDDQDKPYVCDNRNKQKHNSKSADSVCGKRYKNRPGLSYHYAHTHLAEEEGEEEREDEVAPSPPPRPDNHKPQKGPDGSIIPNDYCDFCLGDQDSNRKTGQAEDLVSCSDCGRSGHPTCLQFTDNMMQAVRTYQWQCIECKSCSLCGTSENDDQLLFCDDCDRGYHMYCLKPPMTQPPEGSWSCHLCLALLKDKASAYEEP
- the dpf3 gene encoding zinc finger protein DPF3 isoform X3, with amino-acid sequence MATVIQNPLSSLGDQFYREAIEHCRSYNARLCAERSVRMPFLDSQTGVAQNNCYIWMEQRHRQPGQAAGQMYTYPARCWRKKRRLHPPLDPQLRLCELRLEAELAPKREAPPGEATALEALLRGEGLLEKKSNMSKEEETLLEIQRVLEADENGDGFHDDEDFEVDTPKRKHRNKGRVSGRGSGRRRTEAVANDDQDKPYVCDICGKRYKNRPGLSYHYAHTHLAEEEGEEEREDEVAPSPPPRPDNHKPQKGPDGSIIPNDYCDFCLGDQDSNRKTGQAEDLVSCSDCGRSGHPTCLQFTDNMMQAVRTYQWQCIECKSCSLCGTSENDDQLLFCDDCDRGYHMYCLKPPMTQPPEGSWSCHLCLALLKDKASAYEEP